Below is a window of Yersinia kristensenii DNA.
GATCCGGCAACGTCGCGATCCGCATCGGAACCTGGCTTGATTGCAGCTTCATTTCCGGCGGATGAATGCCTCCGTCGAAATCCCAAATTTTGTCGTTTTGACGGGCAGAAAACAGCTTAAACATGTTGCTCCACATCTATCATTTTCACCGGGATCATCTGCGAGGCAGCTAATTGACTAGGCAGATTTTTTACTGGGATGGTGCTTAAATCCCACTTCCAGTTGGCGGTGGTGGTAGCAACCGGGATCATTTCAATGCAGTCGGTCGGGCAGGGGGAGACACAGAGGTCACAACCGGTGCAAAGATCCGGCAATACGGTATGCATGGCGCGTGTCGCACCAACAATGGCGTCGACTGGGCAGGCCTGAATGCATTTAGTGCAACCGATGCAATTTTCCTCATCGATGAAAGCAACTTTGCGTTGCGGGTGGGCGGCAGTTTCGTCACCCTCCAGCGGTTGTGGCTCGACGGCCAGCAACTCGGCCAATTTGAGCATCACTTGCTCGCCGCCGGGGGCGCATTTATTTATTTTTTCACCGCCAGCCGAAACCGCTTCGGCATAAGGGCGACAGCCGGGATAGCCGCATTGACCACACTGACTCTGCGGTAAGATAGCATCAACTTGTTCGACGACCGGGTCTTGTTCAACCTGAAAACGGCGGGCAGCAAAACCCAACACTACGCCGGAAATCAACGCCAATGCACTTAATGCCCCAATGGCAATCCATAGCGACATCATTAGAACTTCACCAACCCGGTAAAGCCCATAAAGGCCAATGACATTAGCCCGGCGGTTATCAGCGCAATGGATGAACCACGGAACGGCGCGGGAACATCAGCGACGGCCAGCCGTTCACGGATCGCGGCGAATAGCACCATGACCAGAGAGAAACCGGCGGCAGCACTGAAGCCATAGACCGCCGATTGCATAAAATTATGAGATTGATTGACATTTAGCAAGGCCACACCTAACACCGCACAGTTAGTGGTGATGAGCGGTAAAAAGATCCCTAGCAGGCGATAAAGCGTCGGGCTGGTTTTGCGCACCACCAACTCAGTAAATTGCACCACCACCGCGATAACTAAAATAAAGGCCAGCGTCCGTAAATAGACCAAACCAAGAGGCAGCAAAATAAAACTGTTAACCATCCAGGCGCAAACCGAGGCCAAAGTCAGTACAAAAGTGGTCGCCAGCCCCATACCAATAGCGGTCTCCAGTTTTTTGGAGACCCCCATGAAAGGACACAGGCCAAGAAATTTGACCAGAACGAAATTGTTTACCAAAACAGTACCGACAAACAGGAGCAGGTATTCAGTCATTGCGGAGCCCAAAAAGTCATTGCGGAGCCTAAAAAAGCAAAGCCGCCTATTATCCAAAATTGGCGGCCTAAGGACAACAGATGAAGTACAAGGTTATTACGATTTTCCCTCTATTTAAGCAGCAAAAGGCGTGAAATCGCCTTAATGTTCGATAAAGGTAGACTTCACCCGCTGAGAACGTTTGATATAGGGCACAAAAACAGCCGCGGCCAGCAGGGGCCAACCCAACGCGCGCAAGGCGATACCATCACTGATTGGCGCAAAAGCAAAAGCCTTTAACGCTAATAATACGGTTATTAATAACCACAGAATAAACCATTTGGGCAAACGTTTTGAGCGGCTACAAAATAACCAAATGACCCATAAAGTATAAAGCCACATCACCAATGTGGTCACCACCGAGAAATACCATTGCAGGGTGAATGCTTGTGAGTTAGTCACCAGATATTCTCTGGATTCTGGCGTAAAAATCGCCATGGCATAGAGCGCCAACATTAAACTGGCGCTGAGCAATGTCACAATCAGATAGGCCAGTGGAGCCAATAACCAGCCGCCAATACGTTGATATTCTTGCTGTTGAGACATAATAAGCCTTATCTTTTAATTAAAAGGGATAACCGAACATACGGTTATCCCTTATCTGCATCATACTAGCTTAACCCGCGAATGCGCCCCTCGTCATCTATATCAATATGATAATACGCGGGCTGAGTTCCCAGACCTGGCATGGTCATAATATCCCCCGCATAAATACGGACAAACCCGGCACCGGCTGACACTGCGCAGGCGGTGATGGGCAACACAAAGTCCTGTGGAACATTCTTCAAACGGGCATCTGCGCTGATGGAAAGGGGCGTTTTGGCCATACACAGTGGCAAATGAGCGAAACCGGCCGCTGTGATGGCCGCAAGTTGCTGGCGCGCCAGTGGAGTAAAGGTGATATCACGGGCGCCATAACCTTGGGCCAAAACCGCTATTTTCTGCTCCAATGAGGCGCTATCAGGGTAAGGCAGAACAGGCTCAGTGACATGGGTGCAGGCATTGATAACTTGCTGCGCCAGAGCAGTAGCCCCCAGGCCGCCTTTGGCGAAAGCTTCACTGATTTCACAGGCTACTGCGCCAGCGGAGAGCGCATAGTCGCTCAAAAACGCCAGTTCTTCGGCACTGTCATCAGGGAAGCGATTGACCGCCACCACCACCGGTAAACCATAGCTTTTGGCATGATGAATATGCCATTTTAGATTGGCGCAACCTTGGCTCAATAAAGGAATATTGATATTGATAATGTCAGCGGGTAGGGGCTGGCCCGGTTTGATGTCAAAAACACCACTATTGGCCTTCAAACTTCGCAATGTGGCAACCAACACCACACAGGACGGGGCAATGCCGGATTGACGATACTTAATATTAAAGAACTTTTCCATGCCCATATCCGAGCCAAAACCCGCTTCTGTCACCACATATTCAGCTAACTGCAATCCCAGACGGTCAGCCAACACCGAGGAGTTCCCGTGTGCGATGTTGGCAAATGGCCCTGCGTGGATAAGCACCGGTGTTTGCTCGCTGGTTTGCATCAGGGTCGGGTGGATAGTTTCTTTCATCAGTGCCGTCATGGCACCGGCCACGCCCAAATCATCGGCGGTAATAGGGGCCCCGGTGGTACTGTGGGCTAAAATAATCCGACCAATACGCTGGCGCATATCATGCAAACTTTCTGACAGCGCTAAAATCGCCATAAGTTCTGATGCAGCAGTAATTTCCACATAGTCAGGCCGTTCCACGCCGTGAGTCCCGCCGCCCACACCCACTTGAATGTGCCGCAATGCCCGATCATTATGATCAACTACCCGTGGCCAGAGGATCTGTTTAACATCAATATTGAGCCGGGGTATCCCGGTTTGTTGACTGAAATCCGGCCCCAGACGCTGTTCATGATACAGCCGGGCGTCCAGCGCCGCCGCGGCCAGATTATGCGCGGCACTGATAGCATGAATATCACCGGTCAGATGCAGGTTCAATTTCTCCATGGGCAAGACTTGTGCGGCTCCTCCACCTGCGGCCCCACCTTTAACCCCAAAAACGGGGCCAAGACTGGGCTGGCGGATACAAGCGACGCCACGATAGCCTAACCGGTTGATTCCTTGACTTAATCCAATCGTTGTGACGGTTTTACCTTCTCCCAGTGGCGTAGGGGTAATGCTGGAAACCAAAATCAGTTTGCCCTGTGGGCCACCGGAGCGTAATGCACTGATATCGACTTTCGCCATATGATGCCCATACGGGATTAAATTCTCTGAGGTTAAACCTAATTTTTGCGCAATATATTGGATAGGGCGCAAATTAGCCTCAGGATTGACATCAGATAAGGCGGAGAGAGCATCGGCAGTAGGAGGTAGTGTCGGTGTCATGGTGAGGAATTTCCTGTTATCAGTGATAAAACGGCGGCGGCCAATCACAATGGCTACAAATCACCGCGAAATTATCACACAAAGCGATAAAAAATTGGCGATATAAATCAATAAATATGAGGTGTCAGCCGCTGATAACCCGGTGGTTCTTGCCGTCTGGTCAGTCACCG
It encodes the following:
- the rsxA gene encoding electron transport complex subunit RsxA, with translation MTEYLLLFVGTVLVNNFVLVKFLGLCPFMGVSKKLETAIGMGLATTFVLTLASVCAWMVNSFILLPLGLVYLRTLAFILVIAVVVQFTELVVRKTSPTLYRLLGIFLPLITTNCAVLGVALLNVNQSHNFMQSAVYGFSAAAGFSLVMVLFAAIRERLAVADVPAPFRGSSIALITAGLMSLAFMGFTGLVKF
- a CDS encoding formate--tetrahydrofolate ligase yields the protein MTPTLPPTADALSALSDVNPEANLRPIQYIAQKLGLTSENLIPYGHHMAKVDISALRSGGPQGKLILVSSITPTPLGEGKTVTTIGLSQGINRLGYRGVACIRQPSLGPVFGVKGGAAGGGAAQVLPMEKLNLHLTGDIHAISAAHNLAAAALDARLYHEQRLGPDFSQQTGIPRLNIDVKQILWPRVVDHNDRALRHIQVGVGGGTHGVERPDYVEITAASELMAILALSESLHDMRQRIGRIILAHSTTGAPITADDLGVAGAMTALMKETIHPTLMQTSEQTPVLIHAGPFANIAHGNSSVLADRLGLQLAEYVVTEAGFGSDMGMEKFFNIKYRQSGIAPSCVVLVATLRSLKANSGVFDIKPGQPLPADIININIPLLSQGCANLKWHIHHAKSYGLPVVVAVNRFPDDSAEELAFLSDYALSAGAVACEISEAFAKGGLGATALAQQVINACTHVTEPVLPYPDSASLEQKIAVLAQGYGARDITFTPLARQQLAAITAAGFAHLPLCMAKTPLSISADARLKNVPQDFVLPITACAVSAGAGFVRIYAGDIMTMPGLGTQPAYYHIDIDDEGRIRGLS
- a CDS encoding DUF2569 domain-containing protein, whose protein sequence is MSQQQEYQRIGGWLLAPLAYLIVTLLSASLMLALYAMAIFTPESREYLVTNSQAFTLQWYFSVVTTLVMWLYTLWVIWLFCSRSKRLPKWFILWLLITVLLALKAFAFAPISDGIALRALGWPLLAAAVFVPYIKRSQRVKSTFIEH
- the rsxB gene encoding electron transport complex subunit RsxB, encoding MMSLWIAIGALSALALISGVVLGFAARRFQVEQDPVVEQVDAILPQSQCGQCGYPGCRPYAEAVSAGGEKINKCAPGGEQVMLKLAELLAVEPQPLEGDETAAHPQRKVAFIDEENCIGCTKCIQACPVDAIVGATRAMHTVLPDLCTGCDLCVSPCPTDCIEMIPVATTTANWKWDLSTIPVKNLPSQLAASQMIPVKMIDVEQHV